A window of Peromyscus eremicus chromosome 23, PerEre_H2_v1, whole genome shotgun sequence genomic DNA:
gccagcctaggctacatggtaagaacataattttttaaagcatataTGGGGTTAGGATATGGCTCAGTCTGTGAGAGGGCTTCCTGTGAGAACCTTTGTCcatatccccagaactcacatcaaAAAGTGCCAAACACAGCAAAAaatacctgcaaccccagcattggagagcaagaggcaggaggatctctgggctcgctggccagccagtctaactgaatcagtgagctccagactcagggagagacccttcctcaaaaaaataaactagagcaattgagaaagacaccagatgttgacctctggcctctgcatacatatgtgtgctcGCACGCacgggggcacacacacacacacacacgtttaaatAAGTAATATACAATAGGTCAAAAATGCTGAGCATGGAGGGGTCCTGTGGACCCAAGGGCCACTCTCCACAGGACCCCACTTGgctcatttcttttgtgtttgctgACATGTTCTGAGCTCATGGAAGCAGGTGGGTTGGGGTTGGTTCCACTTGACTTTCCAGAAACAGGCCTTGACTTCCCCTGGCCTTGCTTTACCCACACCCCCATCTTGTGACTCATTCTGAACCAGCTTGTGCAAGACCCTTCCCCTGGCCATGCTTTATCCGCACCCCCATCTTGTGACTCATTCTGAACCAGCTTGTGCAAGACCCTTCCCCTGAACTTGCCCAAGGCTGCAGCCTAAGGATGTTTGTGCAAGACCCTTGCCTTGAACTTGCCCAAGGCTGCAGCCTAAGGATGTTTGTGCAAGACTCTTCCCCTGCAGCCTAAGGAAGTTTCTGAACTTATGACCTTCCAAATCTGGGGGGCAAAGGTGAGGGCTTGGCCACCGATTTAGCTGGTAGATAGCCCAGCTGAGATTTTTAGCCCAGCTGAGATTTCATCCTGTGCCCTTTCCTGAAAATCGTAGGTATGAGGGAGGGAGTCATAGAGCTCAGGAGGGCAGCTGTCTTGACTCTTTacatctcctcccttccccccagccatGGCAGCCCAGGAGCCCCTCCACGTGAAGACTCCGCTGCGTGACAGCATGGCCCTGTCCAAAGTGGCTGGAACCAGTGTGTACCTAAAGATGGACAGCTCCCAGCCCTCGGGTTCCTTCAAGATCCGAGGCATTGGGCACCTCTGCAAGACGGTACAGGGCAGGGTGGCATCCTGGCAGGAAGGGCACTCCCTCCTACCTGACAGTTCTAGAGCCAGGGGTGCTCATATACACCCAAGATTTCAGCACCCAGGATACTGAGGCGAAAGGGTGGAAATTGAAAGAAGGGTGGCAAGCATCCTAGgctgcacagcaagaccctgtctctaaaaaaataagtaaattcatcatcatcatcatcatcatcatcatcatcatcatcttaagggctggctcagcagttaatagcactggctgctcttgcagagagcctgagctcagttcccagcatccacatagtggctcacaaccacctgtaactccagttccagagaatttgacgccctcttctgatctccaagagcatctacactcacatgcacataattagAAATGAATACTGGGCAGGAGAGATAGCTAAGCAGTTAGGAACACTTTGGGCTCTTCAGAGGAACCGGGCTCACCCTCAGCATCCAAGTTGGTggctcacctgtaactccagctccagggcgtctgatgctctcttctgccctctgcaggcaacacatgcacacatacacgtaaaTGAATAACTTGAATAAATACTATCTTCCTAGAAAGAAAGTAATTTTAGAATAGGCTACACATATCAGGGTTTCCTCTGGCTAAGGGATACCCACTCATGAGATTCTCTCAAGGCTGACACCTGCTCCCTTACCCCAGCCAGTCTCCTTGGGAAAGATATGCCTGAGGGGAGGGTGGTTCAGATACCAAAGGGAGGAAGGTGAGTTCAGTGTGGACGCTCCAATGGGAGGGATGACCCTAGGCAAGGACTGAGAGGTAGCCTGACccctcctcttgtctccacagAGGGCAGAACAAGGCTGTAAACATTTTGTCTGTTCTTCAGGTAAGTTGCCAAGaggctttctttcccttcctatcCTGGACTGTGTGTCCTCTCTGGGGTTGTGGTCTCTGCAGCAATGAACCCATTCATAGACGTCCAGATTCGGGGTTCCAGAATGAGGCAGAGGTCActtgggaggagacaggagttcagAGCCTGACAGGAAAGGGATGACCAGCCCCACCTAGGGTCCCAGACCCTTCTCTGCTGACGCACCCTCTCCATGCCACCCTAACAGCGGGCAATGCGGGCATGGCGACTGCCTACGCTGCCAGGAGGCTGGGCATCCCAGCCACCATCGTTGTACCCAACACCACCCCTGCCCTCACCATCGAGCGGCTCAAGGACGAAGGTGCCACCGTTGAAGTGGTAGGAGAGGTGAGTGCGGCCCGGCAGGTGGCAGATGAGAGGGCTCCTGACAGCTGGACAAGGTCCCCCATCATTTCATTCTCTTCCTACTCCCACTGCCCTGCAGATGTTGGATGAGGCCATCCAACTGGCCAAGGCTCTAGAAAAGAACAATCCAGGCTGGGTGTACATCTCCCCCTTCGATGACCCCCTTATCTGGTGAGTTGGGGCCACCCCACTCCTTACAGCACATATCTGCCATAATGTGTAATGCCTGCCGGTTCTCCATGTTGCACACCCAATGTATGCAGGAGAGAATACACAAACACCCAGATGCACACATcagcaatggggggggggggtccccagATACAGAGATTCAGGGAGATCAGCTCATCTGGGGGTGACTAGGAACAAATGAGGTGGGGATGCACTGATGAAGGTAGCTTTCATATGCCAGCATCTGCCATGGGCAACTGAACCTCAGCCCCTGGGGACCCTGAGAACCTGTGGAGAATGAGCATCCAAGGAATGTGTCTACTGATGGGTAGGAAGTGGGGGTTTATCCACCAACTCCTGCAGCCATCCTCtcggggacggggggggggggggggggggggtgggggtggggtttttCGGCTCCTACACAATCAGTGTCCTATGAGGCCATGGCTGGGCGGGGAGAGGGCAAAAGCCAGCTCCAAGGTTCACCACTGCCTGGGATGGAAGCAAATATGGACCTTAGCCAGCATCTTCAACCATCCATTGTGTCTTCAGGAAGCCCAGCCCTGACCTGCCACCCTTCTCCTGCCCAGGGAAGGCCACACTTCCATCGTGAAGGAACTGAAGGAGACACTGAGTGCCAAGCCTGGGGCCATTGTGCTATC
This region includes:
- the Sds gene encoding L-serine dehydratase/L-threonine deaminase encodes the protein MAAQEPLHVKTPLRDSMALSKVAGTSVYLKMDSSQPSGSFKIRGIGHLCKTRAEQGCKHFVCSSAGNAGMATAYAARRLGIPATIVVPNTTPALTIERLKDEGATVEVVGEMLDEAIQLAKALEKNNPGWVYISPFDDPLIWEGHTSIVKELKETLSAKPGAIVLSVGGGGLLCGVVQGLREVGWEDVPIIAMETFGAHSFHAATKEGKLVTLPKITSVAKAVGVNTVAAQALKLFYEHPIFSEVISDQEAVAAIEKFVDDEKILVEPACGAALAALYSGVVCRLQDEGQLPSPAGLRWSSLCVVAATSAWHSCRHSRCSWA